From a region of the Acanthochromis polyacanthus isolate Apoly-LR-REF ecotype Palm Island chromosome 3, KAUST_Apoly_ChrSc, whole genome shotgun sequence genome:
- the arfip1 gene encoding arfaptin-1 isoform X3: MAEDSHRSSAAEIPVTSNGDLDQSPETVFQRDSYPGVPGSLNLSESCVPSSNFASTTEGIIESGPYKGSASLPTSPMAPVAPSSAVASRLARSNSDSQAEKGGMRAQPQSGAVVLSDDLKNPAMEKLDLVRKWSINTYKCTRQILSEKLGRGSRTVDLELEAQIEVLRDNKRKYQNVIKLAQTLASQLSQIMQTQRQLGDAFADLSLKSPELHEEFSYNADTQKLLSKNGETLLGAINFFISSVNTLVDKTIEDTMINIKQYEVARVEYDAYRTDLEELNLGPRDANTMPKIEQSQQQFQIHREKYERMRNDLSVKLKFLEENKVKVLHNQLILFHNAIAAYYAGNQQQLEETLKQFHIKLKMPGGDSPSWLEEH, encoded by the exons ATGGCTGAGGACTCCCATAGAAGCTCAGCTGCTGAGATCCCAGTCACCAGCAATGGAGACCTGGATCAGAGCCCTGAGACAGTGTTCCAGAGG GACTCTTACCCTGGCGTCCCTGGGTCCTTGAACCTTTCAGAGTCTTGTGTCCCCTCCAGTAACTTTGCCTCAACAACAGAGGGCATCATTGAATCAGGACCGTACAAAG GGTCAGCAAGCCTGCCCACGTCTCCCATGGCACCTGTAGCTCCCAGCTCGGCTGTTGCTAGCCGCCTGGCACGCTCCAACAGCGATAGTCAGGCTGAGAAAG GCGGGATGAGAGCTCAGCCGCAGAGTGGAGCGGTGGTCCTTTCAGACGACTTAAAGAACCCAGCCATGGAAAAACTGGACCTAGTGAGAAAGTGGAGCATCAACACATATAAA TGTACCAGGCAGATCCTGTCAGAGAAGCTGGGTCGGGGCTCAAGGACCGTGGACCTGGAGCTGGAGGCCCAAATCGAAGTGCTCCGTGACAACAAGAGAAAGTACCAGAATGTGATCAAGCTGGCCCAGACGCTGGCCAGTCAGCTGTCCCAGATTATGCAGACGCAGAGGCAGCTGGGCGACGCCTTCGCCGACCTCAGCCTCAAGTCACCAGAGCTCCAC GAGGAGTTTAGCTACAACGCAGACACCCAAAagcttttgtccaaaaatggggAGACGCTGCTGGGTGCCATCAACTTCTTCATCTCGAGTGTGAACACGCTTGTGGACAAAACAATCGAGGACACCATGATCAATATCAAGCAGTATGAAGTCGCCAG GGTGGAGTACGATGCGTACCGTACGGATCTGGAGGAGCTGAATCTGGGGCCACGTGACGCCAACACCATGCCGAAGATCGAACAGTCCCAGCAGCAGTTCCAGATCCACCGTGAGAAGTACGAGAGGATGCGAAACGACCTCTCTGTCAAGCTGAAGTTCTTGGAAGAGAACAAG GTGAAGGTATTGCATAACCAGCTCATCCTGTTCCACAACGCCATAGCTGCATACTACGCTGGAAACCAACAGCAGCTGGAAGAGACACTCAAGCAGTTCCACATCAAGTTGAAAATGCCGGGCGGCGACAGTCCATCCTGGCTGGAAGAGCACTAA